In a single window of the Nodularia sp. LEGE 06071 genome:
- a CDS encoding murein transglycosylase A, which yields MRKSLALVSLTWGIVLINTIWSAVAQVTIPVPVPTNPQIPPPVQPQPSIPNIQPSVPLKPLNLGNNCTPIHACLGWDEQLWGQAGNPGGGDRQALLASIDNSLSYLSRNSAIATYQKYPVPGITHDRVRRSLIRFRQLVVNSKSPAELQAAVRREFTFYKSVGNDGKGTVKFTAYYEPIYTASRVKTQEYKYPLYQRPSDFDQWAKPHPKRVDLEGQDGLLGERSQLRGLEILWFRDRFDAYMVHIQGSAQIQLTNGTKTSVGFAGGTDYPWTSIGGQLSKDGKLAANQLNMPGIINFFQSYPQEMSNYLPRWERFVFFQENPGRPATGSINVPVTAERSIATDKSLMPPGALALVHTSLPYANSNGQMQYRTVSRFVLDQDTGSAIKGPGRVDYFMGSGKVAGDRAGVTGGNGSLYYLLLKK from the coding sequence ATGAGAAAAAGCCTTGCTTTGGTTTCCTTGACTTGGGGAATTGTCTTAATAAATACCATCTGGTCAGCTGTAGCTCAGGTGACTATACCTGTACCAGTACCAACCAATCCTCAGATCCCGCCGCCAGTCCAGCCCCAGCCGAGTATTCCTAACATACAGCCGTCAGTGCCGCTTAAACCCCTGAATCTGGGAAACAATTGTACTCCCATTCACGCTTGCTTGGGTTGGGATGAGCAACTTTGGGGTCAAGCGGGTAACCCTGGGGGAGGCGATCGCCAAGCGTTGTTGGCTTCAATTGACAATAGTTTGAGTTACCTATCAAGAAATAGTGCGATCGCTACCTATCAAAAGTATCCAGTTCCGGGAATTACCCATGATCGGGTGCGTCGGAGTTTGATTCGTTTCCGCCAACTAGTTGTCAATTCCAAATCTCCAGCCGAACTGCAAGCTGCTGTCCGGCGAGAGTTTACCTTTTACAAGTCTGTGGGCAATGATGGCAAGGGGACTGTGAAGTTTACTGCTTACTACGAGCCTATTTATACTGCTAGCCGTGTAAAGACTCAAGAATATAAGTATCCCCTGTATCAACGACCATCGGACTTTGATCAATGGGCTAAACCTCACCCCAAACGAGTTGATTTGGAAGGTCAAGACGGTTTACTAGGGGAAAGAAGCCAGTTGCGCGGTTTAGAAATCCTCTGGTTCCGTGATCGCTTCGATGCATACATGGTACATATCCAAGGTTCTGCCCAAATTCAGTTAACCAATGGCACGAAAACCTCTGTTGGCTTTGCAGGTGGAACAGATTATCCCTGGACTAGTATCGGCGGCCAACTTTCCAAAGATGGCAAGTTAGCCGCAAATCAATTAAATATGCCGGGGATCATTAACTTCTTCCAGAGTTACCCCCAGGAAATGAGTAATTATCTCCCCCGATGGGAAAGATTTGTCTTCTTTCAAGAAAACCCCGGTAGACCAGCTACTGGCAGTATTAATGTCCCAGTCACAGCCGAGCGTTCCATTGCTACAGATAAGTCTCTCATGCCTCCCGGCGCACTAGCACTGGTTCATACTTCACTTCCATATGCCAACAGCAATGGCCAAATGCAATATCGGACTGTGAGCCGCTTTGTCCTCGATCAGGATACAGGAAGCGCCATCAAAGGCCCAGGAAGAGTCGATTATTTCATGGGTTCTGGCAAAGTAGCAGGCGATCGCGCTGGCGTTACAGGTGGTAACGGTTCACTGTATTATTTATTGCTCAAAAAATAG
- a CDS encoding DUF5895 domain-containing protein, translating into MAASTNFDFEDDKFNAPPSQIIPWCQMINPRYGTDGIQPHGLAIKLDNASAVGFQPDENWEQLEHEFSSGVETVFISNTPKLVIVRRGPLSVKDRESGNKLGTLKENYDAFLADKLKFKTFTRHLIYLVGENKKFLHDSPLQLTLSGAAGASFSKTYCEFQQGRVISGFVAELERAYAVYRQQPVSPKGPLFHAHGIFCPIIECEERGIEPNTVMVASTVDYKHPTVGTLTEYLIASDSVESTMICKTFEEHKEFGKESIKIEAPKMAAVGVSSSYIYADEDDYPPY; encoded by the coding sequence ATGGCAGCATCTACTAATTTCGACTTTGAAGACGATAAATTTAACGCCCCTCCTTCTCAAATCATCCCCTGGTGTCAGATGATTAATCCTCGGTATGGCACAGACGGCATCCAGCCCCACGGATTGGCGATTAAATTGGATAATGCTAGTGCTGTAGGCTTTCAGCCGGATGAAAATTGGGAACAGCTAGAGCATGAATTTAGCTCTGGAGTGGAAACTGTTTTTATTAGCAATACTCCAAAGTTAGTTATAGTCCGCCGGGGGCCTTTATCTGTGAAAGACCGGGAAAGTGGGAACAAACTTGGTACTCTTAAAGAAAATTATGATGCTTTTTTAGCAGATAAGCTTAAATTTAAAACCTTTACTCGCCACCTAATTTACTTAGTAGGCGAAAATAAAAAGTTTCTCCATGATTCTCCATTACAATTAACTTTGAGCGGTGCAGCGGGAGCTAGTTTCAGCAAAACTTACTGCGAATTTCAACAAGGCAGAGTCATCAGTGGATTTGTCGCTGAACTAGAAAGAGCTTATGCTGTATACCGCCAGCAACCTGTTTCACCAAAAGGCCCGTTATTTCACGCACATGGAATTTTCTGCCCGATCATTGAGTGTGAAGAAAGAGGAATTGAACCAAATACTGTGATGGTAGCTTCAACGGTGGACTACAAGCATCCCACTGTCGGCACATTAACCGAGTACCTAATTGCTTCAGATTCGGTTGAGTCTACAATGATCTGCAAGACTTTTGAAGAACACAAAGAGTTTGGTAAGGAATCTATCAAAATAGAAGCTCCCAAAATGGCCGCAGTTGGCGTTTCTAGTTCTTATATTTACGCTGATGAAGATGATTATCCCCCGTATTAG
- a CDS encoding PHP domain-containing protein, whose protein sequence is MVVNFARTSTKADILRQVFQRVDAQSCPKLFNFHLHTVHSDGKLQPSTLMEQAIAIGLQGLAITDHHSIGGYQAAQYWLDNWKRKNGNENTPYLWSGVEINANLLDVEVHILAYAFEPEHPSIKPYLQSKPTTGKQYQANNVIAGIQQAGGLAVLAHPARYKRSHFDLIPAAAERGIDGVEAFYAYKNPKPWKPSALETQQVQQLADEYQLFNTCGTDTHGLSLLQRL, encoded by the coding sequence ATGGTTGTAAATTTTGCTCGGACATCTACGAAGGCAGATATTTTAAGGCAAGTCTTCCAGAGGGTTGATGCCCAAAGCTGTCCCAAGTTATTCAATTTTCATCTGCATACTGTCCACTCAGATGGCAAGTTGCAACCAAGTACATTGATGGAACAGGCGATCGCCATTGGGCTACAAGGATTGGCGATTACAGATCACCATAGTATCGGCGGGTATCAAGCAGCACAATATTGGTTAGACAACTGGAAGCGGAAAAATGGCAATGAAAATACTCCTTACCTATGGAGTGGTGTAGAAATTAATGCCAATCTTCTGGATGTTGAAGTCCACATTTTGGCTTACGCCTTTGAGCCAGAACATCCTAGTATAAAACCCTATTTGCAAAGTAAACCTACCACAGGTAAACAATATCAAGCAAATAACGTCATTGCTGGCATACAGCAAGCCGGGGGATTGGCAGTTTTAGCTCATCCAGCTCGTTACAAGCGATCGCATTTTGACTTAATTCCGGCGGCGGCGGAACGGGGAATTGACGGTGTGGAAGCGTTCTACGCTTACAAAAACCCCAAACCTTGGAAACCAAGTGCTTTGGAAACACAACAAGTACAACAGTTAGCTGATGAATATCAGCTCTTCAATACCTGTGGTACTGATACCCACGGTTTAAGTCTGCTACAACGCTTGTAA
- the purM gene encoding phosphoribosylformylglycinamidine cyclo-ligase — MDYRDAGVDVEAGRAFVDQIRNLVHSTFRPEVIGGLGGFGGCFQLPGGFKEPVLVSGTDGVGTKLKIAQILNRHDTVGVDLVAMCVNDVLTSGAEPLFFLDYVATGKLEPEQLTQVVAGIASGCRLAGCALLGGETAEMPGFYQVGEYDLAGFCVGIVEKSQMLDTSQVQIGDIAIALPSTGVHSNGLSLVRKIVSSNSLAWDERPALLGGETIAEAFLKPTQIYVKPVLASRQADLEIHGMAHITGGGLPENLPRCLGKNQSIQIHAHSWTIPPIFQWLAAVGSVSAEAMYNTFNMGIGFVLLVPPHQVEQTITFFKSQDISALAIGEVITGSGTLTGLPQNFLSA; from the coding sequence ATGGATTATCGGGATGCTGGGGTTGATGTTGAGGCAGGTAGAGCCTTTGTAGACCAAATTCGTAATTTAGTTCACAGTACTTTTAGACCGGAAGTAATTGGTGGATTAGGTGGTTTTGGTGGTTGCTTCCAATTACCAGGTGGTTTTAAAGAACCAGTGTTGGTTTCCGGGACGGATGGTGTGGGGACAAAGCTGAAAATTGCCCAAATTCTCAACCGCCATGATACCGTTGGGGTTGATTTAGTGGCGATGTGTGTGAATGATGTGTTGACATCAGGTGCGGAACCACTGTTTTTTTTAGATTATGTCGCTACAGGTAAGTTAGAGCCAGAACAACTGACTCAAGTGGTAGCGGGTATAGCTTCTGGGTGTAGACTGGCGGGTTGCGCTTTATTGGGAGGAGAAACCGCAGAAATGCCTGGTTTTTACCAAGTGGGTGAGTATGATTTGGCTGGTTTTTGTGTGGGAATTGTGGAAAAAAGCCAGATGTTGGATACTTCCCAGGTACAAATTGGGGATATAGCGATCGCACTTCCTAGTACTGGTGTACACAGCAATGGCTTGAGTTTAGTCCGGAAAATTGTCAGTTCCAATTCTTTGGCTTGGGATGAACGCCCAGCATTATTAGGTGGTGAAACGATCGCAGAAGCTTTCCTCAAACCTACACAAATTTATGTCAAACCTGTTCTAGCATCTCGTCAAGCTGATTTAGAAATTCATGGTATGGCTCATATTACAGGTGGTGGGTTACCAGAGAATTTACCCAGATGCTTAGGTAAAAATCAAAGCATTCAAATTCATGCCCACAGTTGGACGATTCCGCCTATATTTCAATGGCTAGCGGCAGTCGGCTCGGTCAGTGCCGAGGCTATGTACAATACTTTCAATATGGGAATTGGTTTTGTGCTGTTAGTACCACCTCATCAAGTAGAACAGACAATCACCTTTTTTAAATCACAGGATATTTCCGCTTTGGCAATTGGTGAAGTGATTACAGGTTCTGGTACATTGACAGGTTTACCTCAAAATTTTCTCAGTGCTTAA
- a CDS encoding superoxide dismutase, translated as MAFKQPPLPFDFNALEPYGMKGETFEYHYGKHHAAYVTNLNKLTDGTELADKSLEEVIQIAFKDSSKAGIFNNAAQVWNHSFFWDCLKPAGGGAPTGDLAAKINQDFGSFDKFKEEFSNAAATQFGSGWAWLIDDGGTLKVMKTPNAENPLAHGKKALLTLDVWEHAYYIDHRNARPAFIKNFLEQLVNWEFAAENYAKAC; from the coding sequence ATGGCATTTAAACAGCCCCCCTTACCATTCGACTTTAACGCTCTAGAGCCGTATGGCATGAAAGGCGAAACCTTCGAGTATCACTATGGCAAACATCATGCAGCCTATGTGACTAACTTAAACAAGCTGACTGATGGTACAGAACTGGCTGACAAGTCTCTGGAAGAAGTCATCCAAATTGCCTTTAAAGACTCCTCGAAAGCGGGAATCTTTAATAATGCGGCTCAAGTTTGGAATCACAGCTTTTTCTGGGATTGCTTGAAGCCCGCAGGTGGCGGCGCACCCACAGGCGACTTAGCAGCCAAGATTAATCAGGATTTTGGTAGCTTTGACAAATTCAAAGAAGAATTTTCTAACGCGGCTGCAACTCAATTCGGCAGTGGTTGGGCTTGGTTAATTGATGATGGTGGGACTCTGAAGGTGATGAAGACACCAAATGCAGAGAACCCCTTAGCTCATGGCAAAAAGGCACTCTTAACCTTGGATGTATGGGAACACGCCTACTACATCGACCATAGAAATGCTCGTCCAGCTTTCATCAAGAATTTCTTAGAGCAGTTAGTAAATTGGGAATTTGCGGCTGAAAATTACGCTAAAGCCTGTTAA
- a CDS encoding FkbM family methyltransferase has translation MHPKIRIFILRIKQAIKVAMGYSTVYPNNKYAFHKISWSQDGEDMVVAEFFNSKGNGKAKGFYVDVGAHHPQRFSNTYYFYLRGWKGINIDAMPGSMDIFNVLRPQDINLEIPISDKAEVLTYYKFDEPALNSFSLPVSQERVATSKYNIIAETQLQTQTLAEVLDKHLPPEQTIDFLSIDVEGLDYQVMSSNNWDKYKPKVILVEDLEVTSLRNINTSKVCLFLEERGYILFAKTMRTLIFKLES, from the coding sequence ATGCATCCTAAAATAAGAATATTTATTTTGAGAATTAAACAGGCTATAAAAGTAGCTATGGGCTACTCTACCGTATATCCTAATAATAAATATGCTTTCCACAAAATCTCCTGGTCACAAGATGGGGAAGATATGGTTGTAGCAGAGTTCTTTAACAGTAAAGGTAACGGTAAAGCAAAAGGTTTTTATGTTGATGTAGGAGCGCATCATCCCCAAAGATTCTCTAATACATATTATTTCTACTTAAGAGGATGGAAAGGAATTAATATTGATGCCATGCCTGGCAGCATGGATATTTTTAATGTTTTGCGTCCCCAGGATATTAATTTGGAAATTCCTATATCTGATAAAGCGGAAGTTTTAACTTATTATAAATTTGATGAGCCAGCACTAAATAGTTTTTCTTTACCAGTATCCCAAGAACGTGTTGCGACAAGTAAGTACAACATAATTGCTGAAACTCAACTACAAACTCAGACACTAGCTGAAGTTTTGGATAAACATCTACCCCCAGAACAGACGATTGATTTCTTGAGTATTGATGTTGAAGGTTTAGATTATCAAGTTATGAGTTCCAATAACTGGGATAAATACAAGCCTAAAGTAATTTTAGTAGAAGATTTGGAGGTAACTTCTTTAAGAAATATCAATACGTCTAAAGTATGTTTATTTTTAGAAGAAAGAGGTTACATATTATTCGCTAAAACAATGAGAACTTTAATTTTTAAATTAGAAAGCTAG